One Xylanivirga thermophila DNA window includes the following coding sequences:
- a CDS encoding ZIP family metal transporter, whose product MNPLLVSSIIGASAGIIGTGLGGMIAFFLDTPSKRLLSTLLSFSSGLMIAVVCFDLLPKSFEIGSFACGIMGIILGVAVIIFCEHLIYRDMESKGKNELLKTGILLTVGIALHNLPEGLAIGSGFTAYESYGLGLSLVIALHDIPEGVAMATPLRAGGMDKLKVFMLTLLSGVPTGLGAFIGYLLGGISPMFISICLAFAGGAMLYITCAELIPESVELYKGRISSLGLLFGVILGIVISSMM is encoded by the coding sequence TTGAATCCATTGCTTGTAAGTAGCATTATAGGTGCATCTGCAGGTATCATAGGGACAGGTTTGGGCGGAATGATAGCGTTTTTTCTTGATACCCCCAGCAAACGCCTTTTAAGTACCCTTCTCAGTTTTTCAAGTGGACTTATGATTGCGGTGGTGTGTTTTGATCTATTGCCTAAATCTTTTGAAATTGGTAGTTTCGCTTGCGGTATTATGGGTATTATATTAGGTGTAGCTGTTATAATTTTTTGTGAACATTTAATATATCGTGATATGGAATCAAAAGGGAAAAATGAACTTTTGAAAACGGGTATCCTATTAACCGTAGGTATTGCGCTACATAACTTACCTGAAGGTCTCGCTATAGGTTCTGGATTTACTGCCTATGAATCCTATGGTTTAGGTCTCAGTCTTGTGATTGCCCTTCATGATATACCAGAGGGAGTAGCTATGGCTACCCCGTTAAGGGCGGGAGGGATGGATAAATTAAAGGTTTTTATGCTTACACTCTTATCAGGGGTACCTACTGGCTTAGGTGCTTTTATAGGATATTTACTAGGTGGTATCTCTCCCATGTTTATAAGTATATGTCTTGCTTTTGCGGGAGGTGCCATGTTGTATATAACATGTGCAGAGCTTATACCGGAATCTGTAGAATTATATAAAGGACGGATATCGAGCCTAGGACTGTTATTTGGAGTCATACTAGGAATTGTAATTTCATCTATGATGTAA
- the upp gene encoding uracil phosphoribosyltransferase: MSKVHVMDHPLIQHKLTLIRDKNTGSKEFRELVEEVALLMGYEVTRDIQLKEVEIDTPMGKAKTKVISGKKVGLVPILRAGLGMVDGMLKLIPAAKVGHIGLYRDPETLEPVEYYCKLPSDVEERDFIIIDPMLATGGSASAAITFLKQRGAKSIKFVCLIAAPEGVSRLQEDHPDVDIFVAALDEKLNEDGYIVPGLGDAGDRLFGTK, from the coding sequence ATGTCAAAAGTTCATGTAATGGATCATCCGCTAATACAGCACAAATTAACACTTATACGGGATAAAAATACTGGTTCTAAAGAGTTTAGGGAACTGGTGGAAGAGGTAGCTCTATTAATGGGATATGAAGTTACCCGTGATATCCAGTTAAAAGAGGTAGAAATTGATACTCCAATGGGTAAGGCAAAGACCAAGGTAATATCAGGCAAAAAAGTAGGGCTTGTACCTATACTTCGAGCAGGTTTGGGTATGGTAGATGGTATGTTAAAGCTTATACCAGCAGCGAAGGTGGGGCATATAGGACTATATAGGGATCCTGAAACCCTAGAGCCAGTGGAATACTATTGCAAGCTACCTTCTGATGTTGAAGAAAGGGATTTTATAATTATAGATCCAATGCTAGCTACCGGTGGTTCTGCTAGCGCAGCTATTACATTCTTAAAACAGCGGGGAGCAAAGAGCATAAAATTTGTGTGTCTTATAGCTGCACCGGAAGGAGTTTCACGACTTCAAGAAGACCATCCGGATGTGGATATATTTGTTGCCGCTCTAGATGAAAAATTAAATGAAGATGGGTATATAGTTCCTGGTTTAGGAGATGCAGGTGATAGACTTTTTGGCACCAAGTAA
- a CDS encoding low molecular weight protein arginine phosphatase, translated as MRKILFVCTGNTCRSSMAEVMFKQYLKEAQINDIMAGSAGIYATEGDRATLQAIEVMNELDLDLTGHRACRLTPELVQNANLILTMTNDQKMLIKIMEPSAMEKVYTLKEFAGYEDPDILDPFGQDVETYRRCAWDIGEALKKVIKKLNLSN; from the coding sequence TTGCGTAAAATACTTTTTGTATGTACAGGGAACACATGCAGGAGCAGTATGGCAGAGGTAATGTTTAAACAATATCTAAAAGAAGCTCAAATAAATGATATAATGGCAGGTTCTGCAGGTATATATGCTACAGAAGGAGATAGGGCCACTTTACAGGCGATAGAGGTGATGAATGAGTTGGACCTTGACCTTACAGGGCACAGGGCATGTAGATTGACTCCTGAGCTTGTTCAAAATGCCAACTTGATCCTTACCATGACAAATGATCAAAAGATGCTTATAAAGATTATGGAGCCATCTGCAATGGAAAAAGTGTATACCCTTAAAGAGTTTGCCGGATATGAAGATCCTGATATATTAGATCCATTTGGTCAAGACGTGGAAACATATAGAAGATGTGCATGGGATATTGGAGAAGCATTGAAAAAGGTAATTAAAAAGTTAAATTTGTCAAATTGA
- a CDS encoding L-threonylcarbamoyladenylate synthase has translation MNLQTLIQKINELDNDYAVIKKAAQYIRQGEVVAFPTETVYGLGANALDGETVRKIFYAKGRPSDNPLIVHIASINEIYQLVNGVPPKALKLMEAFWPGPITIILEKSSIIPDEVTAGLDTVGIRMPRNEVARAFIKECGVPIAAPSANRSGRPSPTTAQHVMEDMQGRIPFIIDGGECSVGLESTVLDLTSNIPTILRPGGITQEMLETVLGEVQVDKRVLTPPLKGERVKSPGMKYTHYAPKAPVTIVQGNPDAIAKHIKALAMQYISQGKKVGILATEETYTLYEDIKASVLIMGTRSRLSTIASKLFADLRQFDDLGVDIILAEGVGTKDEGLAIMNRMLRAAGFHVINI, from the coding sequence ATGAATTTGCAAACTTTAATACAGAAGATTAATGAACTAGATAATGATTATGCCGTTATAAAAAAAGCGGCCCAATATATAAGACAAGGTGAGGTAGTAGCATTTCCGACGGAAACGGTATATGGACTTGGTGCAAATGCCCTTGATGGAGAGACGGTACGAAAGATCTTCTATGCAAAGGGAAGACCTTCTGACAACCCTCTTATTGTCCATATTGCTTCGATAAACGAAATATATCAATTGGTGAATGGGGTTCCACCAAAGGCCTTAAAATTAATGGAGGCTTTTTGGCCGGGGCCCATTACTATTATATTGGAAAAATCTAGTATAATACCCGATGAAGTAACTGCAGGGCTGGATACAGTGGGCATAAGGATGCCTAGAAATGAAGTAGCAAGGGCCTTTATCAAGGAATGCGGTGTGCCTATTGCAGCACCTAGCGCAAACCGTTCAGGACGTCCTAGTCCTACTACTGCTCAGCATGTTATGGAGGATATGCAGGGACGTATACCATTTATAATAGACGGCGGTGAATGTAGCGTAGGATTGGAATCTACCGTATTAGATTTGACGTCCAATATACCTACAATACTACGGCCAGGTGGAATAACGCAGGAAATGTTGGAAACGGTACTAGGAGAGGTACAGGTTGATAAAAGGGTGCTTACACCTCCCCTCAAAGGCGAACGGGTAAAATCTCCGGGCATGAAATACACCCATTATGCACCAAAGGCTCCTGTTACAATAGTGCAGGGAAATCCGGATGCCATAGCAAAACATATTAAAGCATTAGCTATGCAATATATATCACAGGGGAAAAAGGTGGGGATCCTAGCTACGGAGGAGACTTATACCCTATATGAAGATATTAAGGCTTCAGTGCTTATTATGGGAACACGTAGCCGGTTATCTACCATAGCATCCAAGCTTTTTGCAGATTTGCGGCAATTTGATGATTTAGGTGTAGATATTATACTGGCCGAAGGTGTAGGGACAAAAGACGAAGGGTTGGCCATAATGAATCGAATGCTCAGGGCTGCAGGTTTTCATGTAATAAATATATAG